Proteins co-encoded in one Actinomadura luteofluorescens genomic window:
- a CDS encoding aldose 1-epimerase family protein, whose product MSESINGERARSGERSALTGEQYALSAGPYQAVVTESGASLRELTREGRPLVLTHGADEPAPAAFGHLLVPWPNRVDRGRYEYGGEEHRLDVSEPDRDCAIHGLVRWAPWRAAEHEPDRVRLTHRLLGTAGYPFRLDLEAEYALDAAEGLRVRMTARNAGTRTAPYGHGAHPYLTVGEPIDGCTVTLGADRYLPVDDRLIPSGPAVDVTGTRYDLRAGPVFGDRRIDNAFAELNRDGRGRTWVTLSGGGRTVRLWADEAHPWMEIYTADNAPRPRSGLGVEPMTCPPNAFVTGEGVVDLEPGAVFSGTWGIQAS is encoded by the coding sequence ATGAGCGAGTCGATCAACGGGGAGCGCGCCCGTTCCGGGGAGCGGTCCGCCCTGACGGGCGAGCAGTACGCCCTGAGCGCGGGGCCCTACCAGGCCGTCGTCACCGAGTCGGGCGCGAGCCTGCGCGAGCTGACCCGCGAGGGGCGCCCGCTGGTGCTGACGCACGGCGCCGACGAGCCGGCCCCCGCCGCGTTCGGGCACCTGCTGGTCCCGTGGCCGAACCGCGTCGACCGCGGACGCTACGAGTACGGCGGCGAGGAGCACCGGCTCGACGTGTCCGAGCCCGACCGCGACTGCGCGATCCACGGCCTCGTCCGCTGGGCGCCGTGGAGGGCCGCCGAGCACGAGCCCGACCGGGTGCGGCTCACGCACCGGCTGCTCGGCACGGCCGGGTACCCGTTCCGCCTCGACCTGGAGGCCGAGTACGCCCTCGACGCCGCCGAGGGGCTGCGCGTGCGGATGACCGCGCGCAACGCCGGGACGAGGACCGCCCCCTACGGCCACGGCGCGCACCCCTACCTGACGGTCGGCGAACCCATCGACGGCTGCACGGTCACGCTGGGCGCCGACCGGTACCTCCCGGTGGACGACCGGTTGATCCCGTCCGGACCGGCCGTGGACGTCACCGGCACCCGGTACGACCTGCGCGCCGGGCCCGTGTTCGGCGACCGGCGGATCGACAACGCGTTCGCCGAGCTCAACCGCGACGGCCGCGGCCGCACCTGGGTGACGCTGTCCGGAGGCGGCCGCACGGTCCGGCTCTGGGCCGACGAGGCGCACCCGTGGATGGAGATCTACACCGCCGACAACGCCCCGCGGCCGCGCTCGGGCCTCGGCGTCGAGCCCATGACGTGCCCGCCCAACGCGTTCGTGACCGGGGAGGGCGTCGTGGACCTCGAACCGGGCGCCGTGTTCAGCGGAACCTGGGGGATCCAGGCGTCCTGA
- a CDS encoding sulfite oxidase, with protein MRSGDPGDLPPEDDLTDEATYERVRLPSRRGLLRLSAGAGLTAGLSAALGPRPADAATGIVKPLPPELFVPQGTNAEMRWEAMRGQGYLTPTDRFFVRNHVATPLIDARTWRLRLWGTGLRGAPTEDRPVELTYEDLLRLPAEEVTAFIECTGNARGFYTSQQGQEVSGTPWRLGGVGVARWRGVRLATVLRRAGVTPGAVDIMPRGLDSEFVDKGENLGRVRRPLPIAKAMKDALLAYEMNGAPLPPDHGHPVRLVVPSWTGIASIKWLGDIQVADEPLFSPWNTRYYRLFGPGYPEEGSAPLTRMNVKSAFELPWGASLPARPHVLHGRSWSGNGRIRHTEVSVDGGRTWRRARLRDRHSGPRAWVRWELPWHPEGPGRYELLARATDETGTTQPATAPYNTLGYLFGAVVRHPVTLT; from the coding sequence ATGCGAAGCGGTGATCCCGGTGACCTGCCCCCCGAGGACGACCTGACCGACGAGGCGACCTACGAACGCGTCCGGCTCCCCTCCCGGAGAGGGCTGCTGCGGCTGTCGGCCGGGGCCGGGCTGACCGCCGGCCTCTCCGCGGCCCTCGGCCCCCGGCCCGCGGACGCCGCGACCGGGATCGTGAAGCCGCTGCCCCCGGAACTGTTCGTCCCTCAGGGCACGAACGCCGAGATGCGGTGGGAGGCCATGCGCGGGCAGGGGTACCTCACGCCCACCGACCGGTTCTTCGTCCGCAACCATGTCGCCACGCCGCTCATCGACGCGCGCACCTGGCGGCTGAGGCTGTGGGGAACCGGCCTGCGCGGCGCGCCCACCGAGGACCGCCCCGTCGAGCTCACCTACGAGGACCTCCTCCGGCTCCCGGCGGAGGAGGTCACCGCGTTCATCGAGTGCACGGGCAACGCGCGCGGGTTCTACACCTCCCAGCAGGGCCAGGAGGTGTCGGGGACGCCCTGGCGGCTGGGCGGGGTCGGGGTGGCGCGCTGGCGCGGCGTCCGGCTGGCGACCGTCCTGCGTCGCGCAGGTGTCACCCCCGGGGCCGTGGACATCATGCCGCGCGGGCTGGACTCTGAGTTCGTGGACAAGGGCGAGAACCTCGGTCGCGTGCGGCGTCCCCTTCCGATCGCGAAGGCCATGAAGGACGCGCTCCTCGCCTACGAGATGAACGGCGCTCCCCTGCCGCCCGACCACGGCCACCCGGTGCGCCTGGTCGTGCCCTCGTGGACGGGCATCGCGTCCATCAAATGGCTCGGCGACATCCAGGTGGCCGACGAGCCGCTGTTCTCGCCGTGGAACACCCGCTACTACCGGCTCTTCGGGCCCGGCTACCCCGAGGAGGGGTCGGCGCCCCTGACCCGCATGAACGTCAAGTCCGCGTTCGAGCTGCCTTGGGGGGCCTCCCTGCCCGCGCGCCCGCACGTCCTGCACGGCCGGTCCTGGTCGGGCAACGGCCGGATCCGGCACACCGAGGTCAGCGTGGACGGCGGCAGGACGTGGCGCCGCGCACGCCTGCGGGACCGCCACTCCGGCCCTCGCGCATGGGTCCGCTGGGAGCTGCCGTGGCACCCCGAAGGGCCGGGCCGGTACGAGCTCCTGGCACGCGCGACCGACGAGACCGGCACCACCCAGCCCGCGACCGCCCCCTACAACACGCTCGGCTATCTCTTCGGCGCCGTCGTCCGTCACCCGGTCACCCTCACCTGA
- a CDS encoding PH domain-containing protein codes for MTDLPALPAVWRPRTTRLVAYTTAGVIVLGMIVLAVVVAPQFKLFDRILMVAFAAVVAWVLHMLARCRVSADDSGLTVVNAFRTRRLEWPEVVDVTMTTGDPWPTLDLADGTSLPAMGINGAEKARAAHQLTELRALLHTRGEAPDPA; via the coding sequence TTGACTGACCTTCCGGCCCTGCCGGCGGTGTGGCGCCCCCGCACCACCCGGCTCGTCGCCTACACCACGGCGGGGGTGATCGTGCTCGGCATGATCGTGCTCGCCGTGGTGGTGGCGCCGCAGTTCAAGCTGTTCGACCGGATCCTGATGGTCGCCTTCGCCGCGGTGGTCGCCTGGGTCCTGCACATGCTGGCCCGCTGCCGCGTCAGCGCCGACGACTCCGGTCTCACGGTCGTCAACGCCTTCCGCACCCGCCGCCTCGAATGGCCCGAGGTCGTCGACGTCACCATGACCACCGGCGACCCGTGGCCCACCCTCGACCTGGCCGACGGCACCTCCCTGCCCGCCATGGGCATCAACGGCGCCGAGAAGGCCCGCGCCGCCCACCAGCTCACCGAACTCCGCGCCCTCCTCCACACCCGAGGCGAAGCCCCCGACCCCGCCTGA
- a CDS encoding nucleotidyltransferase family protein codes for MTLRSEESPAGLLLAAGEGRRLGRPKATLELDGERLVDRGVRTLRDGGCSPVLVVAGAAPIEVIGAVVVPNPGWRDGMGSSLRAGLAALPPGCPAVVVALVDQPLVTPAAVRRLVDAFEEGAGIAVATYAGAPRNPVLLAAAHFAGAAEAAVGDQGARGYLRAHPELVTPVPCDDVAAPDDIDTPEDLSALNRPREGRSRPAPRSRPRGAAGR; via the coding sequence ATGACGTTGCGCAGTGAGGAGTCCCCGGCCGGCCTGCTGCTCGCCGCGGGGGAGGGCCGCCGCCTCGGCCGCCCCAAGGCGACGCTGGAGCTGGACGGCGAGCGGCTCGTCGACCGCGGCGTCCGCACGCTGCGGGACGGGGGCTGCTCCCCGGTCCTGGTGGTGGCGGGCGCCGCGCCGATCGAGGTCATCGGCGCCGTCGTGGTGCCCAACCCCGGCTGGCGCGACGGCATGGGCTCGTCCCTGCGCGCCGGGCTCGCCGCGCTGCCGCCCGGCTGCCCCGCCGTGGTCGTCGCGCTGGTCGACCAGCCGCTGGTGACGCCCGCCGCCGTGCGGCGGCTGGTCGACGCGTTCGAGGAGGGCGCCGGCATCGCGGTCGCCACCTACGCGGGAGCGCCGCGCAACCCCGTCCTGCTGGCCGCCGCGCATTTCGCCGGCGCAGCGGAGGCGGCGGTCGGGGACCAGGGGGCGCGCGGCTACCTGCGCGCCCACCCTGAGCTGGTGACGCCCGTCCCGTGCGACGACGTCGCCGCGCCCGACGACATCGACACCCCGGAAGACCTGTCCGCGCTCAACCGCCCGCGGGAAGGACGCTCTCGTCCAGCGCCCCGCAGTCGACCGCGCGGCGCAGCCGGGCGGTGA
- a CDS encoding AAA family ATPase, with product MTVDQVGSPAELAGLLDRHGYLCDEGLATACFLALRMGRPLFLEGEAGVGKTELAKTLARGLGAPLIRLQCYEGLDASQALYDWDFPRQLLHLRAAEAAGVSDVSRLEGELYDRRFLLARPLLQALETSPSVLLVDELDRADDEFEAFLLEVLSDFTITVPELGTIRAERPPVVVVTSNRTREVHDALKRRCLYHWLEHPSFDREVAIIRRRLPDAAERLAGQVARAAQRMRETDLLKPPGVAESLDWTEALVALGVRDLDPGTAAVTLGAVLKYREDQQRVLGGGGAAGLEALLDGG from the coding sequence ATGACCGTGGACCAGGTCGGATCGCCCGCGGAGCTCGCGGGCCTGCTCGACAGGCATGGCTACCTGTGCGACGAGGGGCTCGCCACGGCCTGCTTCCTCGCCCTGCGGATGGGGCGGCCCCTGTTCCTGGAGGGGGAGGCCGGCGTCGGCAAGACCGAGCTGGCCAAGACGCTCGCGCGGGGCCTCGGCGCGCCGCTGATCCGGCTCCAGTGCTACGAGGGGCTCGACGCGTCGCAGGCGCTGTACGACTGGGACTTCCCCCGCCAGCTCCTGCACCTGCGCGCGGCGGAGGCCGCGGGCGTCAGCGACGTGTCGCGGCTGGAGGGCGAGCTCTACGACCGGCGGTTCCTGCTGGCACGGCCCCTGCTCCAGGCGCTGGAGACGTCCCCCAGCGTGCTGCTCGTCGACGAGCTGGACCGCGCCGACGACGAGTTCGAGGCGTTCCTGCTCGAAGTCCTCAGCGACTTCACGATCACCGTCCCCGAGCTCGGCACGATCCGGGCCGAGCGGCCGCCGGTGGTCGTGGTGACGTCCAACCGCACCCGCGAGGTCCACGACGCGCTCAAGCGCCGCTGCCTGTACCACTGGCTGGAGCACCCCTCGTTCGACCGCGAGGTCGCGATCATCAGGCGGCGGCTGCCGGACGCGGCGGAGCGGCTGGCCGGGCAAGTGGCGCGGGCCGCGCAGCGGATGCGCGAGACCGACCTGCTGAAGCCGCCGGGCGTCGCCGAGTCACTCGACTGGACGGAGGCGCTCGTGGCCCTCGGCGTCCGCGACCTCGACCCGGGGACGGCGGCGGTGACGCTCGGCGCCGTCCTGAAGTACCGCGAAGACCAGCAGCGCGTGCTCGGCGGCGGGGGCGCCGCCGGGCTAGAGGCCCTGCTCGACGGGGGATAG
- a CDS encoding vWA domain-containing protein gives MDRDVTETMVGFARTVRAAGGAADPERVQAMLAALDHLDVLDPRDVYWAGRLTLCADPDDLARYDRCFAAYFTGATARARRGTPPVVVRRVPVAEPGGRGGGQEQQGLEAATASDVEVLRDRDVARLGAAERAEVARLIALLDAGAERRRSRRFAPTPTGRLDPARTVRETLRRGGETSLLRHRSHRTRPRRVVLIVDVSGSMSPYADALLRFAHAAARSGGRDVEVFSAGTRLTRLTRELRHRDPDAAMAAASAAIPDWSGGTRLGEELKEFLDRFGQRGLARGAVVVIASDGWERGDAGLLGAQMARLHRLAHRVVWANPHKARPGYEPLTAGMAAALPHVDDFTSGHSLAALEELARLVAGAGEGRAHA, from the coding sequence GTGGACCGGGACGTCACCGAGACGATGGTCGGCTTCGCCAGGACGGTGCGCGCCGCGGGCGGGGCGGCCGACCCCGAGCGGGTCCAGGCGATGCTCGCGGCGCTCGACCACCTCGACGTGCTCGACCCCCGCGACGTGTACTGGGCGGGACGGCTCACCCTGTGCGCCGACCCCGACGACCTCGCCCGCTACGACCGCTGCTTCGCCGCGTACTTCACCGGCGCGACCGCCCGCGCGCGGCGCGGGACGCCGCCCGTCGTGGTGCGCCGGGTGCCGGTGGCGGAGCCGGGCGGGCGCGGGGGAGGGCAGGAGCAGCAGGGACTGGAGGCGGCCACGGCCAGCGACGTCGAGGTGCTCCGCGACCGGGACGTCGCGCGGCTCGGCGCCGCCGAGCGCGCCGAGGTCGCGAGGCTCATCGCCCTGCTGGACGCGGGGGCCGAGCGGCGCAGGTCGCGGCGGTTCGCGCCGACGCCGACGGGGCGGCTCGACCCGGCGCGCACCGTCCGGGAGACGCTGCGGCGCGGCGGCGAGACGTCCCTGCTGCGGCATCGGAGCCACCGCACCCGGCCGCGCCGGGTGGTGCTGATCGTGGACGTCAGCGGGTCGATGAGCCCGTACGCCGACGCGCTGCTGCGGTTCGCGCACGCCGCCGCGCGCTCGGGCGGGAGGGACGTCGAGGTGTTCAGCGCCGGGACGCGCCTCACCCGCCTCACCCGCGAGCTGCGGCACCGCGACCCGGACGCGGCGATGGCGGCGGCGTCCGCGGCCATCCCGGACTGGAGCGGCGGCACGCGGCTCGGTGAGGAGCTCAAGGAGTTCCTCGACCGGTTCGGGCAGCGGGGGCTGGCGCGGGGCGCGGTCGTGGTGATCGCCTCGGACGGGTGGGAGCGCGGCGACGCGGGCCTGCTCGGCGCTCAGATGGCGCGGCTGCACCGGCTCGCGCACCGGGTGGTGTGGGCGAACCCGCACAAGGCGCGGCCCGGGTACGAGCCGCTCACCGCGGGTATGGCCGCGGCGCTCCCGCACGTGGACGACTTCACCTCCGGGCACAGCCTGGCCGCACTGGAGGAGCTGGCCCGCCTCGTCGCGGGCGCCGGAGAGGGGAGGGCTCATGCGTGA
- a CDS encoding XdhC family protein, which translates to MRDVLGDIAGWYGSGRTFALATVVNTFRSAPRPPGAAMAVSPDGEVAGSVSGGCVEGAVYELGQTVLETGEPVVQRYGVSDDDAFAVGLTCGGILDVLVEPVGPGTFPEFADVAAAIEAREPVAVATVVAGPGRIGARRVIWTDRASGSLAPGAPHAARLDAAVDDDARGMLAQGLTGQRHYGPEGERRLDDLAVFVHSFAPPPRLLVFGAIDFAAAVARIGKFLGYHVTVCDARPVFATPKRFPEADEVVVKWPHKFLEEARGSIDGRTAICVLTHDPKFDVPLLEVALRTDAGYVGAMGSRRTHEDRTARLREAGLTDAELDRLRSPIGLDLGARTPEETAVSIAAELVQLRWGGSGRPLTDTSGRIHAESHAESHAEPG; encoded by the coding sequence ATGCGTGACGTGCTCGGCGACATCGCGGGCTGGTACGGGTCGGGGCGGACGTTCGCGCTCGCGACCGTCGTGAACACCTTCCGCAGCGCGCCGCGCCCGCCGGGGGCGGCGATGGCGGTCTCGCCGGACGGGGAGGTCGCGGGCAGCGTGTCCGGCGGCTGCGTCGAGGGCGCCGTGTACGAGCTGGGGCAGACGGTGCTGGAGACCGGTGAACCCGTCGTCCAGCGGTACGGGGTGAGCGACGACGACGCGTTCGCCGTCGGCCTGACCTGCGGCGGGATCCTGGACGTGCTGGTGGAGCCGGTCGGCCCGGGCACCTTCCCCGAGTTCGCGGACGTCGCCGCGGCGATCGAGGCGCGCGAGCCGGTCGCGGTCGCCACCGTCGTGGCCGGGCCCGGCCGGATCGGCGCCCGCCGCGTGATCTGGACCGACCGCGCGTCCGGGTCCCTCGCGCCCGGCGCCCCGCACGCGGCCCGGCTGGACGCGGCGGTGGACGACGACGCGCGCGGCATGCTCGCCCAGGGCCTCACCGGCCAACGGCACTACGGGCCCGAGGGGGAGCGGCGGCTCGACGACCTCGCCGTCTTCGTGCACTCCTTCGCGCCGCCGCCGCGGCTGCTGGTGTTCGGCGCGATCGACTTCGCGGCGGCCGTCGCCCGGATCGGCAAGTTCCTCGGCTACCACGTCACGGTGTGCGACGCGCGGCCGGTGTTCGCGACGCCCAAGCGGTTCCCCGAGGCCGACGAGGTCGTGGTGAAGTGGCCGCACAAGTTCCTGGAGGAGGCGCGCGGCTCCATCGACGGGCGCACGGCGATCTGCGTCCTCACCCACGACCCCAAGTTCGACGTGCCGCTGCTGGAGGTGGCGCTGCGCACCGACGCCGGCTACGTCGGCGCGATGGGCTCGCGCCGCACCCACGAGGACCGGACGGCGCGGCTCCGCGAGGCGGGCCTGACCGACGCCGAGCTGGACCGGCTGCGCTCGCCGATCGGCCTGGACCTCGGGGCCCGCACGCCGGAGGAGACGGCCGTGTCGATCGCGGCGGAGCTGGTCCAGCTGCGCTGGGGCGGCTCCGGCCGCCCGCTCACCGACACCAGCGGCCGGATCCACGCCGAGTCCCACGCAGAGTCCCACGCAGAGCCGGGCTGA
- a CDS encoding DUF6986 family protein produces MNLSVSSYDDLSARIAAVRDAHGERFPGGAEGRQPVHTVYVPADRFSRSTPADFGAEALRLLNTHTPGAGSFGAAFGLDPELAGPVRERVAAKLAAEPVEDVRIDFEDGYGVRDDKEEDAHVEQVVEAVGAAYQVKGLPHYWGLRVKSFADGGHERAMRTLDGFLTALRDRLGRLPGGFTITFPKVTSIDQIKLFVEFLDRLETALGLPQGILRFEIQIETPQVLMDAVENRIGLQPFVTEAQGRITAAHFGVFDYTAALGLPPHEQRLDHPACDFARHIMQVSLAGTGVRLSDGSTNVIPRNDGPDEVNAAWAAHAGHVRHSLAHGFYQGWDLHPAHLPSRYAAVYAFHLSGVDDVIGRVRAWHEQAAGNASGVLDEPATITALTARLRRAVDCGALDESVLPAGG; encoded by the coding sequence GTGAACCTCAGCGTCTCCTCGTACGACGATCTGTCCGCGCGCATCGCCGCCGTCCGCGACGCCCACGGCGAGCGCTTCCCCGGCGGCGCGGAAGGCCGCCAGCCGGTCCACACGGTGTACGTCCCGGCGGACCGGTTCTCCCGCTCGACGCCCGCCGACTTCGGCGCCGAGGCGCTGCGGCTGCTCAACACCCACACGCCGGGCGCCGGGTCGTTCGGCGCGGCGTTCGGGCTCGATCCGGAACTCGCCGGGCCGGTGCGGGAGCGGGTCGCGGCGAAGCTGGCCGCCGAGCCGGTGGAGGACGTCCGGATCGACTTCGAGGACGGCTACGGGGTGCGCGACGACAAGGAGGAGGACGCCCACGTCGAGCAGGTCGTGGAGGCGGTCGGCGCCGCGTACCAGGTCAAGGGCCTGCCGCACTACTGGGGGCTGCGGGTCAAGTCGTTCGCCGACGGCGGCCACGAGCGCGCGATGCGGACGCTGGACGGGTTCCTGACCGCGCTGCGCGACCGGCTCGGCCGGCTGCCCGGCGGGTTCACCATCACCTTCCCCAAGGTGACCTCGATCGACCAGATCAAGCTGTTCGTGGAGTTCCTGGACCGGCTGGAGACCGCGCTCGGGCTGCCGCAGGGCATCCTGCGGTTCGAGATCCAGATCGAGACGCCGCAGGTGCTGATGGACGCCGTGGAGAACCGGATCGGCCTCCAGCCCTTCGTCACCGAGGCGCAGGGCCGCATCACCGCCGCCCACTTCGGCGTGTTCGACTACACCGCCGCGCTCGGGCTGCCGCCGCACGAGCAGCGGCTCGACCACCCCGCCTGCGACTTCGCCCGGCACATCATGCAGGTGTCGCTGGCGGGCACCGGGGTGCGGCTGTCGGACGGCTCCACCAACGTCATCCCCCGCAACGACGGGCCCGACGAGGTCAACGCCGCGTGGGCCGCGCACGCCGGGCACGTCAGGCACTCCCTGGCGCACGGCTTCTACCAGGGCTGGGACCTGCATCCCGCGCATCTGCCGAGCCGGTACGCGGCGGTGTACGCCTTCCACCTGAGCGGCGTCGACGACGTGATCGGAAGGGTCCGCGCCTGGCACGAGCAGGCGGCGGGGAACGCGAGCGGCGTCCTGGACGAGCCCGCCACCATCACGGCGCTCACCGCCCGGCTGCGCCGCGCGGTCGACTGCGGGGCGCTGGACGAGAGCGTCCTTCCCGCGGGCGGTTGA
- a CDS encoding selenium-binding family protein, whose amino-acid sequence MPLWKPDPTFYASPRDAASAPPEKLAYVAAFDRAAEKPDAIAVLDVDPGSASYGTVVGWTELPYLGDELHHFGWNACSSALCPGSPHPHVERRYLIVPGLRSSRVYVIDTKDDPVAPKIVKTLEPDELAKRAGYSRPHTVHCGPEGLYLTALGGANGEDGPGGIALLDHTSFEVLGRWEVDRGPQHFAYDAWWHIAHDVLVASEWGTPSMIEDGVVGELLLGRKYGHSLNFFDLRKRKHVQTVDLGDEHQMVLELRPAHDPTKLYGFAGVVVSVEDLSASVWVWHRDGDRWAATKVITIPAEPADPDSLPPVIRPFGAVPPLVTDIDLSVDDQWLYVSCWGTGELKRYDVSDPFHPVEAGSVRIGGIVDRTPHPADPGRPLAGGPQMVEVSRDGERVYVTNSLYGSWDDQFYPDGVGAWMAKLDSTPDGFSFDERFFPSGDAFRGRRPHQTRLQGGDASSDSYCYP is encoded by the coding sequence ATGCCACTGTGGAAGCCAGACCCGACGTTCTACGCGTCCCCGCGCGACGCCGCCTCCGCGCCGCCGGAGAAGCTCGCCTACGTCGCGGCGTTCGACCGGGCCGCCGAGAAGCCGGACGCGATCGCGGTGCTCGACGTGGACCCCGGCTCCGCCTCCTACGGCACGGTGGTGGGGTGGACCGAGCTGCCCTACCTCGGCGACGAGCTGCACCACTTCGGCTGGAACGCGTGCAGCAGCGCCCTGTGCCCCGGCTCCCCGCACCCGCACGTCGAGCGCCGGTACCTGATCGTCCCCGGGCTGCGGTCGTCGCGGGTGTACGTCATCGACACCAAGGACGACCCCGTCGCCCCGAAGATCGTCAAGACGCTGGAGCCGGACGAGCTGGCCAAGCGCGCCGGGTACTCGCGCCCGCACACCGTCCACTGCGGGCCGGAGGGCCTCTACCTGACCGCCCTCGGCGGGGCGAACGGCGAGGACGGCCCCGGAGGGATCGCGCTGCTCGACCACACCTCGTTCGAGGTCCTCGGACGCTGGGAGGTCGACCGGGGCCCGCAGCACTTCGCCTACGACGCCTGGTGGCACATCGCGCACGACGTGCTCGTCGCGTCCGAGTGGGGCACCCCGTCCATGATCGAGGACGGTGTCGTCGGGGAGTTGCTGCTCGGCCGCAAGTACGGGCACTCGCTGAACTTCTTCGACCTGCGCAAGCGCAAGCACGTCCAGACGGTCGACCTCGGGGACGAGCACCAGATGGTCCTGGAACTGCGCCCCGCGCACGACCCGACGAAGCTCTACGGGTTCGCGGGCGTGGTCGTCAGCGTCGAGGACCTGTCGGCGTCGGTGTGGGTCTGGCACCGCGACGGCGACCGGTGGGCCGCGACCAAGGTCATCACGATCCCCGCCGAGCCCGCCGATCCGGACTCCCTGCCGCCCGTCATCCGGCCGTTCGGGGCCGTGCCGCCGCTCGTGACGGACATCGACCTGTCCGTGGACGACCAGTGGCTGTACGTCTCGTGCTGGGGCACCGGCGAGCTCAAGCGCTACGACGTCAGCGACCCGTTCCACCCGGTCGAGGCGGGCTCGGTGCGCATCGGCGGCATCGTCGACCGGACCCCCCACCCCGCCGACCCCGGGCGCCCCCTCGCGGGCGGGCCGCAGATGGTGGAGGTCAGCCGCGACGGCGAGCGCGTCTACGTCACCAACTCGCTCTACGGCTCCTGGGACGACCAGTTCTATCCCGACGGCGTCGGCGCGTGGATGGCCAAGCTCGACTCCACCCCGGACGGCTTCTCCTTCGACGAGCGGTTCTTCCCCAGCGGCGACGCCTTCCGCGGACGCCGCCCGCACCAGACGCGCCTCCAGGGCGGCGACGCCTCCTCGGACTCCTACTGCTACCCGTGA
- a CDS encoding DUF1116 domain-containing protein — translation MSDHRDPNRDPNRAHRLGGLLSREPSVVATGVEVLASALADQAVPVEAVDWRPPPAGTRDALAAVLGAPGHAEANARAVQRMVTARPHLVDVRPAREVLGLEPGTFLHAGPPLDWDRASGPMRGALIGAMLLEGLAETPRGAERELERGAAVFEPCHHHAAVGPMAGVVAPSMWMLVVEDAEHGGTSYCSLNEGLGKVLRYGAYGPEVIERLAWMGEVLGPALREAVRRHGPVDLMALIAQALQMGDELHNRNRAATSLLLRELAPALAAAEEVPRARAAEALKFAAGNDHFFLNAGMAAAKACADAARGVPGSSLVVAMARNGTDFGIQVSGTGDRWFTGPAGVPDGLYLGGYGPDDANPDIGDSAITETAGMGGFALAAAPAIVRFVGGEVPDAVAATQRMYEITLAEHPVLQIPLLSFRGTPVGVDAARVVRTGILPVIDTGIAGREAGTGQVGAGLVEPPANVFTDALHALAEIAHTP, via the coding sequence ATGAGCGACCACCGCGACCCGAACCGCGACCCGAACCGTGCGCACCGGCTGGGCGGGCTGCTCTCCCGCGAGCCGAGCGTCGTCGCGACCGGCGTGGAGGTGCTCGCGAGCGCCCTCGCCGACCAGGCCGTCCCGGTGGAGGCCGTCGACTGGCGGCCGCCGCCCGCCGGGACGCGCGACGCGCTGGCGGCCGTCCTCGGCGCCCCCGGGCATGCCGAGGCCAACGCGCGGGCCGTCCAGCGGATGGTGACGGCGCGCCCGCACCTGGTGGACGTGCGCCCCGCGCGCGAGGTGCTCGGCCTGGAGCCGGGGACGTTCCTGCACGCGGGCCCGCCGCTGGACTGGGACCGCGCGTCCGGCCCGATGCGCGGCGCCCTCATCGGCGCGATGCTCCTCGAAGGGCTCGCCGAGACACCGCGCGGCGCCGAGCGCGAGCTGGAGCGCGGCGCGGCGGTGTTCGAACCGTGCCACCACCACGCCGCGGTCGGCCCGATGGCGGGCGTCGTCGCCCCGTCCATGTGGATGCTCGTGGTCGAGGACGCCGAGCACGGCGGGACCTCCTACTGCTCGCTCAACGAGGGCCTCGGGAAGGTCCTGCGGTACGGGGCGTACGGGCCGGAGGTGATCGAGCGGCTGGCGTGGATGGGCGAGGTGCTCGGCCCGGCGCTGCGGGAGGCCGTGCGGCGGCACGGGCCGGTCGACCTGATGGCGCTCATCGCGCAGGCCCTGCAGATGGGCGACGAGCTGCACAACCGCAACCGGGCGGCGACGTCGCTGCTGCTGCGCGAGCTGGCGCCCGCGCTCGCGGCGGCCGAGGAGGTGCCGAGGGCGCGGGCCGCCGAGGCGCTGAAGTTCGCGGCGGGCAACGACCACTTCTTCCTGAACGCGGGGATGGCGGCGGCGAAGGCGTGCGCGGACGCCGCGCGCGGCGTGCCGGGGTCCAGCCTCGTCGTGGCGATGGCCCGCAACGGCACCGACTTCGGCATCCAGGTGTCCGGGACGGGCGACCGCTGGTTCACCGGCCCCGCCGGCGTCCCCGACGGCCTCTACCTCGGCGGCTACGGCCCGGACGACGCCAACCCCGACATCGGCGACTCGGCGATCACCGAGACGGCCGGGATGGGCGGGTTCGCGCTCGCCGCCGCGCCCGCGATCGTCCGGTTCGTCGGCGGCGAGGTCCCGGACGCCGTCGCGGCGACGCAGCGGATGTACGAGATCACCCTCGCGGAGCACCCGGTGCTGCAGATCCCGCTGCTGTCGTTCCGCGGGACCCCGGTGGGCGTGGACGCCGCCCGCGTCGTCCGCACCGGGATCCTGCCCGTCATCGACACCGGCATCGCCGGGCGGGAGGCCGGCACGGGCCAGGTCGGCGCGGGTCTGGTCGAGCCGCCCGCGAACGTGTTCACCGACGCCCTGCACGCTCTCGCGGAGATCGCGCACACGCCCTAG